GAGGTTATAAAAAAGGTCGTACGGTTGATGTTATTTTGACCGAATCATCTAGTTACGAAGAGGAATTATTATTATGATTTTGCAAATTGTCGGTTATAAAGATTCGGGTAAAACAACATTGATGAGCTATACAATTAAACTGTTAAAATCCTTTGATTTAAAAGTTGCTACAATTAAAAATCATGGTCATGGTGGTGAAATAACGCTACAAGATAGCAATGTCGACCATATGAAACATTTTTCTGCTGGCGCTGATCAAAGCATTGTTCAAGGAGAAAATTATCGTCAAACAGTAACTAATGTAGCAAAACAAAATCTTAAGGAACTCATTGCTGAATCTGTTACAATAGACAGTGACATAATCTTAGTAGAAGGTTTTAAAGAAGCTCCGTATGATAAAGTTATCGTCTATCAAAACCAAGCAGATTATCATAAGTTAACACAATTATCTAACGTGCAATATCATATTAATTTAAGGGAAGAACATGCTTATAAACAATATGAAAGTTGGTTACTTACTTTGCTACGTACAAAAGGACTGATTGAATGAAACAGTTTGAAGTCACAAATACGCCCATTCAAACTGAGCAATATAGAGAATTTGTAGTGGACGCTACAAAAGGTGCTGCTGTTGTATTTACTGGCCATGTAAGAGAATGGACAAAAGGCATTAAAACTGAGTATTTAG
The Staphylococcus kloosii genome window above contains:
- the mobB gene encoding molybdopterin-guanine dinucleotide biosynthesis protein B; this encodes MILQIVGYKDSGKTTLMSYTIKLLKSFDLKVATIKNHGHGGEITLQDSNVDHMKHFSAGADQSIVQGENYRQTVTNVAKQNLKELIAESVTIDSDIILVEGFKEAPYDKVIVYQNQADYHKLTQLSNVQYHINLREEHAYKQYESWLLTLLRTKGLIE